A part of Flavobacteriaceae bacterium GSB9 genomic DNA contains:
- a CDS encoding dihydrodipicolinate synthase family protein produces MQKRFSGVVVPMITPLNPDFSVDVKAVEKIVKRFSENGIHPLVLGTTGESSSINETESLKLVKAAVKAKGASQTIYAGLVGNQVDDVISRGNKYIELGADCVVATLPSYYGLTPQQMAGFYTNLADNISGPVMMYNIKATTQMSIPLEVVEALSHHKNIWGLKDSERDLERMQICIDRYGNNENFSFFCGWGAQSFGSLKMGADGIVPSTGNYVPEMYKKLYAAALNNDWDACEKWQNETDTIAQQYQKDRTLGESLAVLKALMNKKGLCHKTMMPPLTEVD; encoded by the coding sequence ATGCAAAAACGTTTTTCCGGTGTTGTTGTACCGATGATTACACCTTTAAATCCCGATTTTTCTGTAGATGTTAAAGCGGTTGAAAAAATAGTAAAACGTTTTTCCGAAAATGGTATACATCCGTTGGTTTTAGGAACCACGGGCGAATCGAGTTCCATTAATGAAACCGAAAGCCTTAAACTGGTTAAAGCTGCTGTAAAAGCAAAAGGAGCAAGCCAAACCATTTATGCCGGATTGGTAGGGAACCAAGTTGACGATGTAATTTCCAGAGGAAATAAATACATAGAGTTGGGAGCCGATTGTGTGGTGGCTACCTTGCCATCATATTACGGTTTAACACCACAACAAATGGCAGGTTTTTATACCAATTTGGCCGATAACATTTCTGGTCCGGTAATGATGTATAATATTAAGGCTACAACGCAAATGTCTATTCCGTTGGAGGTTGTAGAGGCCTTGTCACACCATAAAAATATTTGGGGCTTAAAAGATTCTGAACGTGATCTAGAGCGTATGCAAATCTGTATTGACCGTTACGGAAACAATGAGAACTTTTCCTTTTTCTGCGGATGGGGAGCACAAAGTTTTGGCAGCCTTAAAATGGGAGCTGATGGTATTGTGCCAAGTACAGGCAATTATGTGCCAGAAATGTACAAAAAGCTCTATGCCGCTGCTTTAAACAATGATTGGGACGCATGCGAAAAATGGCAAAACGAAACCGATACCATTGCTCAACAATATCAAAAAGATAGAACTTTAGGCGAATCTTTGGCTGTTTTAAAAGCCTTAATGAACAAAAAAGGATTATGCCATAAAACCATGATGCCACCATTAACCGAGGTGGACTAA